A DNA window from Ipomoea triloba cultivar NCNSP0323 chromosome 10, ASM357664v1 contains the following coding sequences:
- the LOC116031860 gene encoding BTB/POZ domain-containing protein At1g30440 — MACMKLGSKTDAFQRKGQAWFCTSGLPSDIVVEVGEMSFHLHKFPLLSRSGVMERLIAEAPEGENGCIIKLPDVPGGDKTFELVAKFCYGVKLELTAANVVYLRCAAEHLEMSEEYGEGNLISATEMFLNQVVLRSWKDSLKALQSCDDVSTYAEQLQITKRCIDSLAAKACTDPNLFGWPIMEHGGPMQSPGGSVLWNGISTGARPKNSSSDWWYEDASTLSLPIYKKLVSAMESRGIKEEIIAGSLTYYAKKYLPGVNRRQSTNESSSRLGSMSLGSSLSEDEQKVLLEEIDSLLPMQKGLVPTKFLFGLLRTAMILRASPSRISNLEKRIGMQLDQATLEDLLMPNFSHSMETLYNVDCVQRILDHFLATEQVAGGDSPCSIDDAQLMGSPSLTPITTVAKLIDGYLAEVAPDVNLKLPKFQSLAAAVPEYARALDDGLYRAIDIYLKSHPWLAESEREQLCRLMDCQKLSLEACTHAAQNERLPLRIVVQVLFFEQLQLRTSIAGCFLVSENLEGSRQLRSGMVGAAAAANEGGWATAVRENQVLKVGMDNMRLRVSELEKECSNMRQEIEKLGQGKGSSVWGNVSKKFGFKLKSQMCSAQEGSVSNQNSTNNNVKAIKAGNAKEKRGKHHKNVSIDE; from the exons ATGGCTTGTATGAAGCTGGGATCAAAAACAGATGCGTTCCAGAGGAAAGGGCAAGCATG gTTTTGCACAAGTGGTCTCCCAAGCGATATTGTTGTTGAAGTTGGGGAAATGTCCTTCCATCTTCACAAG TTCCCGTTGCTTTCAAGAAGTGGAGTTATGGAAAGACTTATTGCAGAAGCACCGGAAGGAGAAAATGGCTGTATTATTAAACTTCCTGATGTTCCGGGTGGGGATAAAACTTTTGAGCTAGTGGCTAAATTTTGTTACGGGGTAAAGCTCGAACTTACTGCAGCAAATGTTGTGTACCTTCGGTGTGCTGCCGAGCATCTTGAGATGAGCGAAGAGTACGGGGAGGGGAATCTTATTTCAGCGACTGAAATGTTTCTAAATCAAGTAGTTCTACGGAGCTGGAAAGACTCTTTGAAAGCGCTCCAATCGTGCGATGATGTTAGCACTTATGCTGAGCAACTCCAGATTACGAAAAGGTGTATCGATTCGTTGGCTGCAAAGGCATGTACTGACCCTAATCTGTTTGGATGGCCAATAATGGAGCACGGTGGGCCCATGCAGAGTCCCGGTGGAAGTGTCTTGTGGAACGGAATAAGCACTGGTGCGAGGCCCAAAAATTCAAGTTCAGATTGGTGGTATGAGGATGCGTCAACATTAAGCTTACCTATTTATAAAAAACTCGTTTCAGCTATGGAGTCTCGTGGCATCAAAGAGGAGATAATTGCCGGTTCCCTTACTTATTATGCGAAAAAGTACCTACCCGGGGTAAATAGACGCCAAAGCACTAATGAATCCAGTAGCCGTCTTGGATCGATGAGTCTGGGATCCTCACTATCTGAAGATGAGCAGAAGGTTTTGCTCGAAGAGATAGATAGCTTACTTCCTATGCAAAAAGGCCTAGTCCCAACCAAATTCCTCTTTGGTCTTCTTAGAACTGCTATGATTCTTCGAGCAAGCCCCTCTCGGATATCAAACTTAGAGAAAAGGATAGGGATGCAGCTTGACCAGGCCACACTCGAAGATCTCTTGATGCCTAATTTCTCTCATTCCATGGAGACATTGTACAATGTTGACTGTGTGCAGCGGATTCTTGACCACTTCTTGGCGACCGAGCAAGTGGCTGGCGGTGATTCGCCTTGTTCAATTGATGATGCACAACTGATGGGGTCCCCATCACTTACACCGATAACTACGGTAGCTAAACTAATTGATGGATACCTTGCCGAGGTTGCCCCAGATGTTAATTTGAAGCTTCCCAAGTTTCAGTCTCTTGCTGCTGCTGTTCCTGAATATGCAAGGGCATTGGACGATGGTCTTTACCGTGCAATTGACATTTATCTGAAG TCACACCCTTGGCTGGCAGAATCCGAGAGAGAACAACTCTGCCGGCTAATGGACTGCCAGAAGCTGTCGTTGGAAGCATGCACCCATGCGGCGCAGAACGAGAGGTTGCCTTTAAGGATTGTCGTCCAAGTCCTGTTCTTCGAGCAGCTTCAATTGAGGACATCGATTGCTGGCTGCTTCCTAGTGTCGGAAAATCTTGAAGGGTCGAGACAGTTGAGGAGCGGTATGGTgggagcagcagcagcagcaaacGAGGGAGGCTGGGCAACAGCCGTAAGGGAAAACCAGGTATTGAAAGTGGGAATGGACAACATGAGGCTGCGTGTCTCCGAGCTCGAAAAGGAGTGCTCGAACATGAGGCAGGAGATCGAGAAGTTAGGGCAAGGAAAGGGATCAAGTGTGTGGGGAAATGTGTCAAAGAAGTTCGGTTTCAAATTGAAGTCTCAAATGTGCAGTGCTCAGGAGGGGTCTGTTAGCAACCAGAACAGCACAAACAATAATGTGAAGGCCATAAAGGCTGGGAATGCCAAGGAAAAGCGAGGGAAACACCACAAAAATGTATCTATAGATGAATAA
- the LOC116033065 gene encoding uncharacterized protein LOC116033065, translating to MGMYVLLNQLTTFKRRSAVKVRVVRSYTVMERRGSSEIKSKELVLHDEEATVIHACIPKDILPKFPESFLEGNVYCFKNFYVVANWHTYKTSMHEFMLQFNHETIMKHTRSDNFPYHMYRPRPFHILKGNPSLDAKQLIDLIGRIVEIRAPQEKTISGHNTVLIDFVLEDAM from the exons ATGGGGATGTATGTTCTTTTAAATCAGTTGACGACGTTTAAGAGGAGGAGTGCTGTTAAGGTGAGAGTGGTTCGATCATACACtgtaatggaaaggagaggaTCCTCAGAAATCAAAAGTAAAGAGTTGGTGCTGCACGACGAAGAG GCAACAGTAATCCATGCCTGTATACCAAAGGACATTTTACCAAAATTTCCTGAAAGCTTTTTAGAAGGCAATGTCTATTGTTTCAAGAACTTTTATGTCGTTGCAAATTGGCATACATATAAGACAAGCATGCACGAGTTCATGCTGCAGTTCAATCACGAGACTATCATGAAACATACTAGGTCAGATAATTTCCCTTACCACATGTACAGACCCAGACCATTCCATATTTTGAAAGGTAATCCATCGCTAGATGCGAAGCAGTTGATTG atTTAATTGGCCGTATTGTTGAAATACGTGCTCCCCAAGAAAAAACAATTTCTGGGCATAATACTGTCCTCATAGACTTTGTTTTAGAAGATGCTATGTAA
- the LOC116033064 gene encoding uncharacterized protein LOC116033064 yields MEIALRVVLENISNAGITDSYTNTPNNGKVLQTQVPCISGVFNNSTNSPLSILTKSGNLIKSSINCTDNTSVTSPGLKGFEWRKKQKVPLHDLTNADPNKRRCHGLFYMAESTNGYNSNGRLPTSVTTTVDGTLNDVTYASCGESHLNRTVDDNCLVRNLAQDFAMIDKEHEQQPIPNEGILQTDPHLNSNEISTCQVFEPEKNSVISPTPTIAAYIFVVAYMDIGDPNNICEHCNAIYWYEERVDKAVRTGTAKYSTCCGHGKIKLPRMSLPPKRIFNLFFERGTKRNEFLKHIRRYNNMFSFTSLGAKVDKSINSGNCPPIFRINGQNYHLMGGLMPEVGKSPKFAQLYIHDTENEVENRINAFSGAELNDPTHVDIVQDIKVDLDEHNVLVQSFRWAKTQIDNNPQVNFKMRLIGKRQSDARTYNLPTASEVAALIVGDLDPTLGQRDIIVETKSGSLKRINELNPAYLPLQYPLLFPLGEDGYREDIQYGTTSTKPTGARVRVSQREYFAYRIHDRLSELSTMLYAKRLYQQFLVDAYTMVESGRLLYIRNNQKSLRCEAYKGLSDALTRGEVDTNKQGKRIILPSTFTGGARYMIQNYQDAMAICRHKGYPNLFITFTCNPKWPEIQRYMDKCNHNAEDRPDIVSRVFKMKLDALVKEIRNGKLFGIVTAVVYTIEFQKRGLPHAHILIFLERLTKGFSANHMDEFISAEIPNKELDIEYFKAVGEFMMHGPCGQERPKSPCMVNKKCSKHFPKKFAEVSTLDHDGYPIYRRRDNGATVERNGVKLDSRYCVPHNRYLLLKYKAHINVEWCNQSRSIKYLFKYVNKGNDKVTAEFYKSTNSENENAAVDEITMYYDCRYVSACEAAWRLLSFDVQLRHPPVERLSFHLPDCQTVVFEDDDRIEHVLNRPTVNQSMFTAWFDANKKYEAAKELAYIDMPSKFVWKKDIREWHPRKRGFSIGRIFFVPPGSGEVYYLRCLLNVVRGPTSFQDIRTVQGVVY; encoded by the exons ATGGAAATAGCACTGCGTGTTGTTTTGG AGAACATCAGTAATGCGGGAATAACGGATTCTTATACTAACACTCCAAACAATGGAAAAGTCTTACAGACACAAGTGCCGTGCATATCCGGTGTTTTTAATAATTCAACCAATTCACCTTTGAGCATACTGACTAAGA GTGGTAACTTAATCAAATCCAGTATTAATTGCACGGATAACACTTCAGTGACGTCACCTGGTTTAAAAG GTTTCGAATggaggaaaaaacaaaaagtccCGTTACATGATTTGACTAATG CGGACCCCAATAAACGTCGTTGTCATGGACTGTTTTACATGGCTGAGTCAACCAATGGGTACAACAGCAATGGACGTTTGCCAACTTCTGTTACAACAACAGTGGACGGGACTTTAAACGATGTCACATACG CTAGCTGTGGCGAAAGCCATCTCAATCGTACAGTTGATGACAATTGCTTAGTTCGCAATCTAGCACAAGATTTCGCGATGATAGACAAAGAACATGAACAACAGCCAATCCCTAATGAAG GAATTTTACAAACAGATCCACACTTAAACAGTAATGAAATATCTACATGTCAAGTCTTTGAACCAGAGAAAAACTCGGTTATATCACCAACACCAACTATTG CTGCTTACATTTTTGTAGTAGCCTACATGGATATTGGTGACCCAAACAATATATGCGAACATTGCAACGCAATCTACTGGTATGAGGAGCGTGTTGACAAGGCAGTGCGTACCGGAACAGCAAAATATTCCACGTGCTGTGGTCATGGGAAGATCAAACTACCCAGAATGTCGTTACCTCCAAAAAGGATTTTCAACTTATTCTTTGAAAGAGGGACCAAACGgaatgaatttttaaaacacaTAAGGAGGTACAATAACATGTTTTCTTTTACATCGTTGGGTGCTAAGGTAGATAAATCCATCAACAGTGGGAATTGCCCACCGATATTTAGGATAAATGGCCAGAATTATCATTTAATGGGAGGACTCATGCCCGAGGTTGGTAAGAGCCCCAAGTTTGCTCAGTTATACATCCATGATACAGAGAACGAGGTAGAAAACCGCATCAATGCATTCAG TGGTGCTGAACTAAACGACCCAACTCATGTTGATATAGTCCAAGACATCAAGGTAGATCTAGATGAGCACAACGTATTGGTTCAATCATTTCGATGGGCAAAAACTCAGATTGACAACAATCCACAAGTCAATTTTAAGATGAGGCTGATTGGTAAGCGACAGAGTGATGCTAGAACGTATAATTTACCGACTGCTTCTGAGGTGGCTGCTTTGATTGTTGGTGATCTAGACCCCACACTAGGCCAACGAGATATAATAGTGGAGACAAAGTCCGGTTCGCTTAAGAGGATAAACGAGCTCAACCCAGCATACTTGCCGTTGCAATATCCGCTTTTATTCCCCTTGGGCGAGGATGGATATCGTGAAGATATACAGTACGGTACTACATCTACCAAACCGACTGGTGCAAGGGTGCGAGTATCTCAACGGGAATACTTTGCTTACAGGATCCATGACAGGTTAAGTGAACTTTCAACGATGTTGTACGCCAAACGACTATACCAACAGTTCCTGGTGGATGCATACACGATGGTTGAATCTGGGAGACTACTATACATTCGCAATAACCAGAAGTCATTGCGGTGTGAGGCTTACAAGGGGCTGTCGGATGCTTTAACTAGGGGGGAAGTTGATACTAACAAGCAAGGTAAGAGGATCATCTTACCTTCGACTTTCACGGGCGGTGCTCGATATATGATACAAAATTATCAGGATGCAATGGCCATCTGCAGACATAAGGGGTATCCAAACTTATTTATAACATTCACATGCAATCCTAAGTGGCCTGAGATTCAAAGATATATGGACAAATGCAACCACAACGCAGAAGATAGGCCGGACATTGTGTCTAGGGTCTTCAAGATGAAGTTAGATGCTTTAGTGAAAGAGATACGCAATGGCAAGCTTTTTGGTATTGTAACCGCAG TTGTGTATACTATAGAATTTCAGAAGCGTGGATTACCACACGCTCACATACTCATCTTCCTAGAAAGATTGACCAAAGGATTTTCAGCTAATCACATGGATGAGTTCATATCTGCTGAAATACCTAACAAAGAACTAGACATTGAATATTTTAAGGCTGTTGGGGAATTTATGATGCACGGGCCATGTGGACAAGAAAGACCTAAATCTCCATGCATGGTCAATAAAAAGTGCTCTAAACATTTTCCAAAGAAATTTGCAGAGGTGTCCACATTGGATCATGACGGTTACCCAATTTACAGACGTCGTGACAATGGTGCAACAGTTGAAAGAAATGGGGTGAAGTTGGACAGTAGGTACTGTGTTCCGCATAATAGATACCTCCTGTTGAAATACAAGGCACATATAAATGTAGAATGGTGCAACCAATCCagatcaataaaatatttgttcaaatatgtgaacaaaGGGAATGACAAGGTCACTGCTGAGTTCTACAAGTCCACAAATTCTGAAAACGAAAATGCAGCTGTGGATGAAATTACAATGTATTACGATTGTCGCTACGTGTCCGCGTGCGAAGCAGCTTGGCGGTTGTTGAGTTTCGATGTACAGCTTAGGCACCCCCCTGTTGAGAGACTAAGCTTCCATCTTCCAGATTGCCAAACAGTTGTCTTTGAGGATGATGATAGGATCGAACATGTGCTTAATAGACCGACTGTCAATCAAAGCATGTTCACAGCTTGGTTTGATGCTAACAAGAAATATGAAGCAGCTAAAGAGTTGGCTTATATTGACATGCCGAGCAAATTTGTCTGGAAGAAAGATATTAGGGAATGGCATCCTAGGAAGAGGGGGTTTTCTATTGGGCGCATATTTTTTGTACCTCCAGGGAGTGGTGAAGTATACTACTTGAGATGTCTTTTAAACGTAGTTCGTGGTCCTACGAGTTTTCAAGACATCAGGACAGTTCAAGGTGTTGTATACTAA